Below is a window of Camelina sativa cultivar DH55 chromosome 11, Cs, whole genome shotgun sequence DNA.
GGTTGCAAACCAAAATCTACTCCTATGGATTACAAGAAGAGTTTGACTAAAGATTCAGGTACGTTACTCTCCGATGGCAAACCTTACAGGAAAATTATTGGCCGTTTGTTGTATTTGTGTATTATGCGACCAAATATCACCTTTGTTGTGAATCATTTGAGCCAATACTTGTCATGCCCAACCGACTTGCACTATAAAGCAGCTCTACGTATACTGAAGTACCTGAAGGACAACCATGTTCAAGGATTGTTTTACTCTGCTCATACTGATATTTGTTTTAATGGCTTCTCTAATGCTGACTGGAGAACGTGCTTGGAGAGTAGACGATCTATTAATGGTATGTGCATCTTTCTTGGTACTTCAGTGATCATATGGAAGTCAAAGAAACAAGATGTGGTGAGCAGTAGTAGCACGGAAGCATGGTCGTCACCACAAGGGAGCTGCTTTGGCTGAATCAAATGTTGAAAGATCTTCACATAACGGTGGACACATCTACTAAACTCTACTGTGTCAATAAATTGGCAATGCATATTGCTAATAACATGGTCTTTCATGAGAGGACGAAACACATTGAGATTGATTGCCATACAACTCATGATTAGGTTAAGAAGGGCTTTCTCAAAGTTTTACATGTCTCCACAGAGAACCAGCTGGCTGGCATTCTTACTAAACTGCTTCAGCCAGCACCATTTTACTCCATACTCAACAAATTATCAGTTTCAAGCCTCTTCCTACCTAGGGAAGCTTTAGCTTGAGGGGGGTAtattaacataaaatatatgttatatagttGATGTAGGATTAAGCTTCCTTTTACTTAATTCTACACTTGTATATAAGCTGTTGTAAACACTCAATCACTTTTACAATCTTAAAGTATTAATATGGTATCTAAAAGCACACATATTAAAAAGcatatagttttaaaaagttcaaccaatcataaataatatcgcataatataaatactataaaatattaaattaatctaaaatggtatagaaacttgaaaacatcttgaaacaaaataacttctctaaaacatcatatattatatattatgatatgGAGGGAGTATTTATGTAAACTTTTTGCTCATAAAATACGATTTAAGTAATGTACGTAACACAGACTTAGCATTTCCACCTTTTTAATGTTAGGgggttattggttatatgattttaatagatttagaaatccaaacaaaaataaatctccAATAATTTTTGGTGAAGTTAATAACTTGACATGATTAGGATTTAATTAGCTAGGAAAACTTTTTCAAACGAAAATTAACATGCCGAAATCATCTACGTCGTAAATCACCAAACAGCTGGGATTCGTTGTATCCTACGCTTAAAATGATTAGAGATATCATCCAATACACTATAGAGTTTACTTGCAAATGAtctcaaacacaaaatatacaactaaaaaaCGTTTTCTTTGATTCCCTATGCAATGAAAAAGTGAAGATCATTATGATTAGCACGGAAATTTCCGAGTTTAACTTTTGACTTTTCTCTCCTTGCTCATTTATTAATCATCTCTTCATGTCACTATATATACAACCACGTACAAAGTTCTCCTCAAATCAtcgtatattaaaaaaatggcgATGCTAACACCAGTCATAAAACTCGTGGTTTTCAGGCAAAGTCTTCGACCACATTCGGCTATTGCATTCCTCGTTGAGTTTCTTTGCTTTGTCTTAGAGTTACTCGACAAGGAGAAAGATCTAGCCAAAATATTCGGAATCGTATGCGCTTGCGACACGTTAATCTTCACTTTGCTCGACCTAATCCAAAACCTgatcgaagaagaagtgaaaataGGAAGATACGGCCGAGTGTTTTGGCTTTACACAAAAGACGGGAGCCTCTATTGGCACACACTAAACGCATACCTACTCACGTTATGCATTGTCCACGTAACAGGTTCCGCGGTCTCGTACTTTTCTCGTCGACATTATCTAGTCTTGCTCCCGCTTTTCTCCGCGGGTCTCGAACTCGTCCCACAAGAAGCCTATCGTGTTCTTGGACCAGATCAAGATGCACAAGATCCTCCTATTATGCCTTTTCATAGCACATCAGATGGAAAAAATCAGATTCTTCACGACGATGTTGGGCTAAATCAAGAGTCACGAGGTTGCATTGCACCTCATCAAGTTCCATTAGTAGAGCAAGGAATGGTTGTTCATGCTGAGCCTCTGGATGATGGTATTGAGCTGAAGGAAGAAGGGGTTGTTCAAGTTGGGCCTAATGAAGGCCCATAAACTATCAAATGCCTGAATAAAAAAAGCTGTAACGATATATAGATGTAGACGTATGTTTTTAATGTAATGTACTTTGTGCCTTTAAAAACTTATGTACTTACGACCGTACGACTTTCGTAAGCCATACAATGTAAGAAGACGAATCTTTGTTACAAAACtataggaaaaataaaataaaaatcgacTCTTCAATGTGCGTGGAGTCAGTGAAAGATTTACGACACGTGTGAAGCATAAGAGCCGTTGGATGAAAAtggttaattttgtaattttgactCCTTCACGTGTGCCCTTTCCTTGCCccgaaaattatttttattttccactttatgattttgttttttttaatattcgaaaaaaaaaagagagtaaaggGGAAAGATCCAGAGAAAAGCCCAAGCAGACCTCTCTGtcgtcttcgtctctctctctctctctgtctccgCCATGACAAgctcttcatctccttcacGCAAGGTTCTTCTTTAGATTCTCACTCTTTATGTATTTGATTATCCCGATTTAGGggtttctgatttattttttttttgttggttttttcgTAGGCCTTAAGCAAGATCGCTTGTAATAGGTTACAGAAAGAGTTATCTGAGTGGCAAGTAAATCCACCGACTGGGTTTAAGCATAGAGTTACTGATAATCTTCAAaagtaattttgatttttttttcaaatctttcattttctgatttatttatttatctttttttttttgagattttctgattcgttgtgtgtttgtgtgatgttaaaaaaaaggtGGATAATAGAGGTAACAGGAGCACCTGGTACGCTTTACGCTAATGAGACTTATAATCTTCAGGTTGAGTTTCCTCAACATTACCCTATGGAAGCTCCTCAGGCAAGTTTACATTGCATTTTTTGTGTTGTTACTGGTCTGGActttgttgattttggtttaagggttttctacaaatttgtttaattgtgGGCTTGATTGACTAAAACCAAGAGTGTTTTtgcatgtttttgtttttttcaaatcagATATATAGTTTGAGATAGTGATATTTACTggtttattttgtgttatgttcaTATTTTGATGTGTTTGGGTGTTTGAGCAGGTGATCTTTGTTCCACCAGCACCGCTACATCCTCATATTTACAGCAATGGACATATTTGTTTAGGTAATGTTACTCAATTGTTTCTTTACTCTCTGCATGtgctcttgtttttttttggtctcttcTGAAATGCTAACTcaagttgtgtgtgtgtgtgtctcttCTGCTGTGTGTGATTTTCCCAGAGGAGAAGTTTTTGTCTTGATTAGTCTTATTGTATGATGAACATGTCAGTCAAAAAATAGTTTGCATACATAAAACGAATGATGCATACATGTTTTGGTTGCTCATGGATTGTAATGTGGCTTAAAGAGATGCAGTATCATCAAATAATCTATCAACATTGTATCTCAGTCTGTCTGATGCTCAAATTAGTGTTGCAAAACATGAAGTGAGGGTgtgattatattataaaacaccGTATACTGGATTACTTAGCAAAATCAGAATCTTTGCCTTTGAATTACTTGTGACATTGAACTTTTCTTTTGGTCGGTTAAGTTGTGCAGTCTTTTTTTCGTCTTTGAATGAGCAGAAACAGTATCCCTTGcacattatatatgttttcatttttatgtttgCTGTTTTCCCAAACCAAAAAGAACTTGAGAGTAGAACATAAACAATGTTATAACATGCTGTAAATATAACATTTCTCTCTATATCCTTTTTGCAGATATTCTGTATGACTCCTGGTCGCCGGCAATGACAGTGAGTTCAGTCTGCATCAGCATTCTCTCTATGCTATCGAGTTCACCCGAAAAGGTTTACACATTTGGAACTCTCACAACTATGTATTTACAGCATGTTATACATAGTAAATATTTTGACCCATTGAAACATTTGGAACTCTCACAAACTAAATATTTTGACCCATTGAAACAACTCTTATCTATGTTGTCTAATTGTCTATATCTATTTCTCAGCAACGCCCGGCTGATAACGATCGATACGTGAAGAATTGCAAGAACGGGAGATCTCCTAAAGAGACAAGGTGGTGGTTCCATGACGAcaaggtttgatgatgatgacctaCAAGATGTCTCCTTTTCTTTTACTAAAGAGGTTTATATAATTTCCCAAGACCGATAATACTCTAATTGAAATTCCTCATGGCCTCcactatctctttttttttgtacggATTATTATGTATAAATGACATCTGAAATGTTTCAGTGTCTGAATTAACACCTTGTGCTTTTCTCCTCTCTGAAGTAACCGAgattttaggcaaaaaaaattgtactttgGCGATGTATGTTATTCATATTCAAGTTTGAGATGCCAACTTAAGTTGGTGCAGGAGACGGATTTTTAACTCATTTGATGGCCAAATTTTTCACCTTGGAAAAAGTTTCAAGTTTCGAACTCATTTGTTGtatcaatcaaacaaataaagaatTCGAAGACTAAGTAGGAAGAAACCATTTCAATAACCCcctagaaagaagaaagaattttCCATGGTAAGTAAGATGAAACTCGGGAAATGTTATCAAAGCTCCGGGAACTCAACAAAAGCTGGCCAAACATCCGGGTCTGTTGTGACAATAGAATCCGACACAATGGAACATTAGGTTCTTTTTTGGTGAGACTAGACATGGTCCAAACGTTCCCGGGTCCAAAACAAGTTGTATTTTTTTCCGGTTGTACCCCACCCTGGTGTGTAGAGTCACAACTTGTAGGTACACTATTTTGTACAGACCCACCAATAGAAAAAGAAGTTGGATTATGTTGACCTGAGAAGAAAAACCTCTGAACAATTGGGGACCAAACCACGCCTCATCTTTAAGGTGATCCAAGGCTTGCATAAGCATATCAGGATCAAGACTGCTAAATTAATGAGTTGTAGAAAAGTCTGATTAAATGAAAACAATGTCAACCGAGAACTGAACTCTAACATAACAACACAATCTCAAGAGTAAAAGATAACATGAACGAACAATTAGCAAAGCTGCTAGTTATCAAGTTTGCAACACTTATTCACCACACAAAGAGCACAACTAAGGTCAAACACTCTGGTGAACTTATTAAACACCAAACATATTAGCAGAATaggtagagagaaaaaaaagcgAATCAAGCAGCAGCAACGGCCGTGTGCTTTTCGAGCTTGGCAAGGATCTCTTCTTTCGCAGCTCCAACCACTGTATCAAGGACCACTCCTTCTTTCATGAAGATAAACGTTGGCATTGCCTGAACGTCAAAATCCTTAGCAACAGTCtgcacaaaacacaaacaagcaaGTTAAAGACCAGAGGTTACTGATTCTACTAAGCTCGGATATTTGACTATTGTAAGATTGAGGAATTGGGAAACTCACGTTCAATTCGTCAACATCGACCTTGAAGAACACAACGTTAAGGTGCTTCTTGGCCAACTCAGCAAAGATGGGTGCAATGAAACGGCAAGGTGGGCACCATGTTGCAGTGAAGTCAATCACAATCTGCGTCAATCCCACAAAAACCAAGATTTAGAACAAGAACGAAGCTAAAAAAATCATTGGTGAATACAAACAAACACAGGttgatataatataaacaaatgtGTTCTGTTTCACATGCCATTTCCTATTGAAACTGGCACCATTTGCATCTACTCAATCAAGTTATGGTGAGATCCAGAAGACTTCCAATGGAACTAAATCGAACTGAGTTTGCATAGTTGAGAGCTTCACACAACATATCATCATTATATATGGAACTATTTAGGGTTTCTTATTTCTGAGATCTTCAGTTCCTATAGATTCAATCGAACTATTTAGGGTTCATAAATTTCACATTACGGAACTCAAAAAATTCGATTTCCTGATGTCAGATTCAAAGCTAATTCTGAAACCGTCATACCCAAAACCACAAGACTAATCTAGAAGCCCCAAAAATCAGAAACGTAATAGATCAAAACACGAGATCAGATCCGAGAAGAAGTGGATCCGAGAGGAAGGTACCAATTTCTTGGATTCGGAGGCGGTCTTAAGCTTCTCGTTCCATTCCTCGACGTTGTGGCAAGCGATCACTTCTCCTTCTGCGGccatttttttaggttttgctTCTTCGGGGTGTGTGTTTGAGATTTCGATTTGGTGAGTGTGttgagtttttcttcttccGTCTCAGCAGTGTCGGTTCTTATAGaggaaggaggcggagagaatCTTACTACCATTTATgccttttttattattattataaaatagttttaaattggaataataataataatataaaaatggaCCAAAGACCCACGCGGTGGAATTGGATGCGGGGATTGAGAGATCTAACGGTTGAGACTGAAGAATACAGATCGGATGCTACCACTAGGCTCTAGCAACCCGTGAATGTACGCACATTGGAAAAATAGACGAATTTTGTGAGACTTGTCGTGggtatattattagttttttgcctttttggtttGTACAATGAATATGATTggtagttttcttattttatgataaataaaataagaaacgaATCTCTATGttctacacacacaaaaaaaattgggtaata
It encodes the following:
- the LOC104725173 gene encoding probable ubiquitin-conjugating enzyme E2 18, giving the protein MTSSSSPSRKALSKIACNRLQKELSEWQVNPPTGFKHRVTDNLQKWIIEVTGAPGTLYANETYNLQVEFPQHYPMEAPQVIFVPPAPLHPHIYSNGHICLDILYDSWSPAMTVSSVCISILSMLSSSPEKQRPADNDRYVKNCKNGRSPKETRWWFHDDKV
- the LOC109127600 gene encoding uncharacterized protein LOC109127600; its protein translation is MAMLTPVIKLVVFRQSLRPHSAIAFLVEFLCFVLELLDKEKDLAKIFGIVCACDTLIFTLLDLIQNLIEEEVKIGRYGRVFWLYTKDGSLYWHTLNAYLLTLCIVHVTGSAVSYFSRRHYLVLLPLFSAGLELVPQEAYRVLGPDQDAQDPPIMPFHSTSDGKNQILHDDVGLNQESRGCIAPHQVPLVEQGMVVHAEPLDDGIELKEEGVVQVGPNEGP
- the LOC104725175 gene encoding thioredoxin H3-like; the encoded protein is MAAEGEVIACHNVEEWNEKLKTASESKKLIVIDFTATWCPPCRFIAPIFAELAKKHLNVVFFKVDVDELNTVAKDFDVQAMPTFIFMKEGVVLDTVVGAAKEEILAKLEKHTAVAAA